The window TAGTAATTATACCACTGCCAtaattaacttggcacctaaatataatagtttgtaattgtttattattttaaaagcatttaaataattgtttttgctacagTTTTACTCATTTTAGAGTATtgagacattttataaaaatgtggtttctctgccataattacctatgcattatttggcacaacccgaacaatttagttttaatatttgaaaagctttatcgtttgacttgattttgaatttaaatttgaatcgatttcgaatcaacgcgagattatcaacagtaaccgagatgacggggcatcattagcagaggttcactgtagcttaattatccgggcgtcacaaagaTTAAATGTGTTATTCAAAAGAAATGATCTTAAAGCAAGTGTGGAGAGGAAGAAAATCCTCGCAGAGATGGATGAGCTCCTGATTAAGGAAGAAATCATGTGGAAGCAGAGATCTTGTCTGGACAAAATGAAATGGGGGGATAGAAACACTAGTTTTTTTTTCACAGAAAGGCCACATGCAGAGCTAAGAAGAACAATATTTCTGCTATCAGAAGAAGTGATGGGTCTCTctcaaaggatttggaggaaattaaagGTATCACAAATTCTTTTTTTAAGGATCTTTATTCCTGTGACTCTATGGTCAATCCGTCTCGTATTATGTCGCTTGTGAAACCGGTGGTGAATGAGAATATGAATAAAGATCTCTGCAAACCTTTCTCTGAACAAGAAATTAGTGATGCTCTTTTTCAAATTGGGCCGTTGAAGGCCCCGGGACCAGATGGGTTTCCAGCCGGTTTTTTCAAAGAAATTGGGGTTTACTTAAGATGGATATTGTTCGGGCTGTCCAGCAATTCTTTATTTCTGGATGTATGCCAGAGGGAATAAATGATACAACTACTGTTCTTATTCCTAAAATTAAGAATCCCCAGTCGATGAAGGATTTTTGACCTATTAGCCTTTGCAATGTTATATACAAAATTATCTCAAAGTGCCTTGTCAATAGGCTAAGACCTCTGCTGGATGGTATGATCTCCCCTACTCAAAGCGCTTTTATACCTGAAAGATTAATTTTAGATAATGCTCTTATCGCCTTTGAATGTATGCACTCGTTGAAATGGCCAGTTGTTAGAGTCTTTTCATCCTTCACGTGGTCTGAGGCAAGGGGATCCATTATCGCCGTACTTATTCCTCTTTGTAGCTGAGGCCCTCGCTATTACTCAATGATGCATCAACAAGAGGGACTATCCAAGATTTCCGACTAAACAGACATGCTCCAGGTATATCTCATTTATTATTTGCCGATGATAATCTCCTATTTTTTAAGGGTTCTCTAGAGCAAGCTTTGGCTATTAAAGATATTTTGACGGCTTATGAGGAAGGTACAGGCCAATTATTAAGTCCAGACAAGTGTCCCATTTTATTTGGCAAAAAGTGTCCTATTGAGATCCAGGTGTCTCTTCTGGTTATCCTTAAAATCACGTATGATGGGTTTGAGGATAAATACCTTGGCCTCCCAGTTCCAAAAGGTCGTATGAAGGACGGCAAATTTCAATATACAAAAGATAAAGCTCTTAAGAGGGGTTCAGACTGGATCGAAAAATATGCTTCTAGCGGGGCGAAGGAAATCCAGATTAAGTCTGTTATTCAGGCCATTATGGTCTATGCCGTGAGTATTTTTAAATTCCCTATGTCTCTTTGTGATGAACTGTCTCAAATTATAAGGAATTTTTGGTGGGGTGATGAGGAGAATAGAAGAACTCATTGGTTGGCTTGGGAAAAATTGACGAAGTCAAAAGGTGAAGGGGGTATGGGATTTCGGGACCTCGGGCTTTTCAATCAAGCACTTTTGGCCAAACAAGCTTGGCGTTTATTGTTTTTCCGGACTCTTTGTGTGCAAAGGTGATGAAAGCTAAATATTATCCTCATGGGCATCTTATTGATACTGTCTTTCCTCAAGCGACTTCGCTTACGTGGCAAGGTATTATGCATGGACTCGAGTTGTTGAAAAGGGGTATCATCTGGAGAGTCGTCGATGGTGCTAGTATAAATATTTGGAGGGATAATTGGCTTCCGAGGAATTCTGGCCTAAAAATTTCTGCTAAGAGGACCAGAACGAGGGTCAAATGGGTTGCTGATTTATTCATGAGTGGCTCAAGGAGATGGGATGAGAATTTAATCAGGCATCTGTTTTACCCTCATGATGCGGAGGAAATTTTAAAGTTACGTATTCTGAATTTGAACGAGGGTGGCTTCATCGCCTGGCACCATAAAAAAATGGGTTGTTTTCAGTGAAGAGTGCGTATAGGTTGGCCCTGAATATTAAGGACTCGGACATGGCACTGGGGAACTCCAGTGTATCCGTTAATGGGGAAAGGAGGCTCTGGAATATTATTTGGAAGGCTAACGTACCTCAGAAGATTAGAATCTTTGCTTGGAGGGCTGCATCTAATAGCCTATTCGTGCAAGTTAACAGAGTAAAACACCATCAAGCTACCCTAGGTACATGCTAAATCTGTGGTGTTGAAGATGAATGTGTTTTTCATGCTTTGGTATGCTGTCTCAAGGTATGTGCATTCCGTATGGGTTTGAGGGAGGTGTGGAACTTGCCGGATGAAGATATTTTAAACTGTTCGGGGCCGGACTGGTTACTTATTTTAATGGATCAGTTAAGTTTCGCCTATGTGTAAGCAAACAATTTTCATGTTCTGGAGAGCTTGGCATTTGAGAAATGACTTGATTTTTGGTAAAGGATAGGAATCTATCTCTGCCTTAGTGAGTTTTATTCAAAATTATTGGGCATCATTCTCATCTTGTCATGCAAAAACAAAGGTAGAGGTAAGTAACAAAGGTAAGGGTGTGATTGATGGTTTACAACCCATTAGTAATGTGGAGAGGATTTGTGTTCCATGGCTGCCTCCCACTCCGGAATTCCTCAAGATTAATGTTGATGCAAGTTTTGTGGAGCTGCGAGCGTTGGGGTGGTTGTTAGAAATCATTATGGAGAAGTTCTTATTTCTTCTTGGGATTATATTGATACTTGTCTTAGTGCTGAGGAAGCGGAACTTCGAGCAGCCATCTCAGGTCTTTAATTGGCATCACTCTTCACAAACCCATTATTTTAGAAACTGACTGCTCTTTTATGGCCTTGGTTTTTGCAAATGATAATCTGGACAGGTCAAACCTTGTTGATTTGAAGAAGGAAGCGTTGAGTGTCTCCAAGGTGATGAGTACTTTAAAAATCACCAAGATTAACAGAAAGACGAATATGATGGCGCAGGAGATTGCAAAATTTAGTTCTATAAACAGATCTGATGGTATTCTTATTAATAGTGTTTCGCCCTGCGTGGCAAGAGCTGTAACGAATGATTGTACGAACATTTGTGTCAATTAATTAATATATGGGTGTTTTTTTAAGCACAATTTGTGCTTCACGTGGAAGCACGACTCAAGGAAAAAAATCATTTTTGCCCTGAAAAAAAATACCCCCCAAAATCTAAAAAAatacgtgcagaaaaagaaactGTGCTCTTCCGCGGATGCCTCGCATCTTCCGGAGCTTTCATTCCTCCTACCGATACGAATCGTCGGCTCAGCGCCAACCGATCCAGACGCGAATTGGTGATAAGCCGAGGAAAAGAAAAATCCTTTCTCCTTCCTCCCTCCCGCAGCTGCGAATCTCCtccgcggcggcctccttcctCGGATCAATCGCATCTACTGCGAACGACCAGCCATGGTAAAGCGCcccttcccttccccctcccccgacCGATTCTTTCTCTGTCCACGCTGTGCACCTACCTGAGTTCGCCTTGTCGTTGCTGGTAATTAAGATCGATAGATAGTTTGTTGGCGCCAATTGGGGCCGAGGTATCCAGGACTCAGGAAGGGGAGATTGTTAGTGGGTATGTCTTGTAGGATTGGTGGGTCTGTTTATGTGACGCCGAGGACGCTGGAACCACTGAATTCACATGAGAAATGGATTGCTGGATAGGGATTTCAGGGAGTAAGTAGTATGCAGTCTCACGGGATCTATCTTTACAACCACGGATGACCTCCGTTTTACATTACCATGGACGGGGACAGATTTTACATGGGGCAACATATCCCATACACCCACCCTTTGTGGTGTACAATACTTATGAACTAATCCTTCGATCTGGGCATCAAGGAGGGCAATAACCAATCTCATTGGATGCCTTGAATTTTTTTCTTCCAAAAAAGGAGGATAAACCCCTGGCCTTTGCATCATACGATGCACACAGCCATCTCTAGTGAAACAATGTATCGGACATCCAAAGTTGTACAAGGAGATATAGCAAGGCCCAAACACAGCCGGTCAATAACGAGATTACATCACTCTACGCATAACCTATTACTAGACCTCAATCCAAACCAGTTGAATGTATCCCATGCTAATATCTCTCAACATTTGCAACCAAAGGCCATAGGCGCCTGATTCTCTGCATGTTGGAGAGAGCACCACATATGATGGATTTATCCTGTAGCTCGGAAAATAATCTGCAAATATTTTGGTAGTTTTGATCTGTTAAAGACACAAATCATTACACAATCCCAAATTGCCCACAATAAGGCACACACTCCCACATGGATTTGTGCCTTAAATTTTGGATGAACACTGGCCAACTAGTCTCTTAACAAATTTGGTATGCTAGTAGGCACAGACAAAACAGGATACTTTGGATGTAAACCGCAAATGTGTGTAGGCACATGTTTTGAGAATATATATGTGCCATAATATCTAGGAACATATTAAGAGTTCCAATCTTCTAAGGATTTGGTATTATAAAATTCTCATTTTGAATCCAAGCAACTATTATGAGAAACTGCCGTTTTATTTTCCTTCTATGATTAGTATTGTTCCGAATATCAGCCAGTTAATCGGCATCTAGGTCAGTTAATCGCTACTCGGTGGGTCACCGAATATCTGATTAACTGATTTATCGGCAATTCGCATATTTATCCCTACTCGGGACCCGACCGATATGGTACCAGTTACCGATCTCCTGAACATTGATTAGAACTTTATTCTCATCTATTTTCATGATGTTGGCATGCTTGTCCGAGCTGGTTTCCCAGTTATCGTTGTACAGTTCCTTGGAGAGTCTACCCAATGATGTTATGATCAGGGACGGAGCTATGTTGGGGCCAAATTGGGCCTTGGCCCGCCCAGCACAGCCGAAGTATAATAGAGAAACTGGGCCAGGAAAACAAGTGATGTGCATAATTTCTTATCCTGGCCCGCCCAACATTCAGCCTGAAGCTCCGCCACTGGTTATGATGATGCCATCACTCGCATCCTGGTAGGCTGCAAAGCAACTGCCAACATATCTTCTTTCTCACCACACATTTTGATTTTGCTAATGGTTCAAATGTGTCGAGGTCAACAATTTCTCAGAAATACATTATCTTGCCACATCACACCAGATCCACGACTTTTCAACGTTGACGACAGCTTGAACCCCTCTTAACACTACTTCATCTTCCAATATTTGATTATGTTAGCATTGAGTTCAGTCTATTGGTTCCTATTGTTCTTAATTTGTGCCATACTTGCATGGTTGCACCGTAGTCCCCTGAATCTATGTGACCAACCAGCATATCTTACTCTTATATTCTCTACTGTTGTAACTTGTAAGGAGTGCTTGCTTTTTATTCAGAGTGTAGATTTTTCGTATCATAGTAATAACAAGGTTGCCTGTACTTTTCACCAACGAAGAGTACTGTGTATCAGTTTTTTCACGAATATTATTTCTGAAATTAAAACCAATAAGAGATGACTGAGCCACTATACCCCTGAACACAGTTATAATCTGGATGCACCGAAATAATTAAGCAGTGCAGATCTTTCTCATTTTACTCCGACTGATGGGATAATTTATGGCATCTTAGAGCGAATGTGATGGTCCTTTTAACTCGTGTTAATAGTATAGTACTCATTTGTATGAACTCACTATAGATCATGCATAATTGCTCCGAAAAGGTTGGCACGGCAGATGTATTCTTGTTTCTTTGATTCGGCAATTGAAACAACTTCGAATTAATTAGCAAGTGTGTGCTGCTGACATAGTTACACCTCAGTTTCTGCGCTTGTTTATCTGATTGAATTTTGGGCCTATAGTGCAGTATCATATTCACCGAAACTTAATTTCACCAGGGGCATATTGTTGATTTATTGTTGGGTAGATTCTGGATCTCTATGATCTGACATTCAGGCATATTGTCCAAATGCATGAGACACTCATTTACATGTAGTTTCTTCTTGTAATTTCAGGCCGGGAAGCTAATTGCAAACCTTATTGTCATGGGCTCTGGGATTATAGGAAGAGCTATGCTTCAGGCATACCGAAAAGCACTTGAAAGTAAGTTCCTTCCTTATGATCTTTGTTCTAACCCACACCTACAGATGTCTTGACCTCCTTGTCCTGGACATAAAAGGATGGGAGCTTGATGGAAAACTGCTGAGTTTTGTAGTCAGTGGTCACTAATTTGGAATAACTTTGCTGAAAACGAGTGAAATGAGATGGCAGTTTTGTGTTATGCTTGTAACTTGTCAGGttcataaaataaaatatttgTCGTAACAATCTTATTAGTTTCAGTTATCTTGTTTTAGCATTTCTGAAGTAAGATAGAACTGTTGGCATTTGGGTTGCATCTTTTGGTGTGTTATAGCTTATCCTAGCTTTTCATCCTTTTGACGTAGTATTACTACTTCTGTTCGTTTATAGATGATTGCATTGGGGATGCAGCTTTTGGTGGATTACCACTACAAGATATTTGTATATGTGGGGTTCTAGCTTAGAGAACGAGAAGTTTAGCCTTACAAAAACAAGTTTAAAAATTCAGGGCTTATATTGAACTTAGGTTATCGGCAGACTGCATATAAATTAAAATAGTAGGCTTGTTATGCTATCGAACTCATGGTGTACATGAATTTGGCAACGAAAAGTATATTCTTTGTTTTACCAAAAAGAACGGGATTATCTTGATAGCTTTTTATTGCCTAGTGTTCACATGCAATACACCAAACCTCTGATTTACAAAAGATACGATTATAAGTCTGCTCAGTATTTACTCAAAACAGACCTAAGATTCGTTTAGAGTCAAAAATTATACCTAAGATATCATGTGTTTATCAGTGTGTCATAATAACAGTATTGATATTTCACAATAAAAGACAGTACAGATAGGTGCTTTGAGCCTCTGTCTTTTGAACATAATATATATCCTGCTATAATGAGTCTGTACAAGATGGTCATTACCTGCCAAACTCTGCTCTCCGACTATTTATCTGTAAAGGGTTAGGAAATTTATTATACATATGCACCTCCTTACATAGATTGCTCCATTATTCTGCTAGATGCAAATAAAACTGGTGTGGCCCATGAAGCAGTCAACAATATCCGTAGGGCCAGCAAGACAATGACCGAGCAAGAAGCGAGGCAGATATTGGGTGTGACTGAGCAGTCGACATGGGAAGAGATTGCACAGGTCTTCTCTTATCTTCACTTGGCTCCTCGCTATTCGCATGTGCAGTGCTGACTACAACCCCTTATCAACCATGTTGAATGCAGCGGTATGACAAGCTATTCGAGAGAAATGCAACATCTGGGAGCTTTTACCTCCAATCCAAGGTTCACCGGGCCAAGGAGTGCCTAGAAAACGTGTACcaaaagaacaagcaagatggaaCTCCGACCTGAAATTCGCATCTTTAGAATCCACTGCCTAGATACTGTTACTATACTCCCTTTGTATcaaaaaaacgtcttatattttgatacagagggagtatattctTTCCTCCCTTTTGAGAATGTACATACCAACAATGGTTGCTGCTGTTGTATCATCAATAAAAATTGAGCGCAGCGACGGTGAGCTCTTTAGAGAACTAATTGTAAGCCATCACTGAATTCTCGTATGGCATTCAGTATGAAATTTTGTTGTTTTCGTTTGATTATTCCATGAGCCGTAGCAGCCGTGCTCTTGCACTATTGGTCCATTCAGTGACATCTTCATTCATGTGAAAATGGAACCATTTCTTCTCATCGTTGGGATATTTTTCCGTCAGGGGCCTGGAATGCAAATTCGTTTTGAAAACTGCAATATGTGTTGTCTGCTGTGCCGATGGTCTGGTGTTCGGCCTTCGGTTAGGCTGCCGAACAA is drawn from Aegilops tauschii subsp. strangulata cultivar AL8/78 chromosome 1, Aet v6.0, whole genome shotgun sequence and contains these coding sequences:
- the LOC109737575 gene encoding mitochondrial import inner membrane translocase subunit PAM16 like 2 isoform X1, whose product is MAGKLIANLIVMGSGIIGRAMLQAYRKALENANKTGVAHEAVNNIRRASKTMTEQEARQILGVTEQSTWEEIAQRYDKLFERNATSGSFYLQSKVHRAKECLENVYQKNKQDGTPT
- the LOC109737575 gene encoding mitochondrial import inner membrane translocase subunit PAM16 like 2 isoform X2 codes for the protein MGSGIIGRAMLQAYRKALENANKTGVAHEAVNNIRRASKTMTEQEARQILGVTEQSTWEEIAQRYDKLFERNATSGSFYLQSKVHRAKECLENVYQKNKQDGTPT